The Candidatus Accumulibacter similis genome has a segment encoding these proteins:
- a CDS encoding VWA domain-containing protein yields MTRSEALPAEHLAACRARLDCRLPQVDGVFADCLGEAIAVLTPAGVDAYLDCARFLGRIGRGAEPLLAFLEEWPAVARSVGEGTLPVVVETLQRLHRSPNGKAIAPFLQSLAAVSRRLAAGGQLQRYLDLTLRVMEQTSGSIHGIHKTFASPCLPDFLVHAPTLLASLSIAGLTNWVDYGVRNYAAHPERQRDYFRLQSADSRAVFQRERHGTLLVDHERLLDLYLRGLWGEQALLVPYATASEAANPASPMPPAQPYDDAGGIRLPDVLDDACGVSGIDRYRAALAHIAGHRRWSTPLVADNLSPMQRLAVETFEDSRIDTLIVRRYPGMRRIFGALHPRPVAGACDPQRFSCLRHRLAVLSRALLDGEYGHADGDLCEFVARFRRVLADGEASSQAMADLALACVARTRRQSDQLPNVYFTDTLVDYRDDNRHLWRFHELSDDEEMFAEHRPASASAEIDRLPPRHYPEWDHHSQSYRPDWVSLYESLHPSGDAALIDRLLDRHATLARRLKRLLEILKPQERVRLRFQEDGSELDVDVAVRSLIDCRCGVTPDPRINMSHRSNGRNLAVLLLLDLSESLADKVGSGDGEQTVLELSQEAVSLLAWSIDQLGDPFAIAGFHSDTRHDVRYLHLKGSSEPWGDAVKRRLAAMQAGYSTRIGAALRHAAHYLAASRAEKKLLLVLTDGRPSDVDVSDGRLLIEDARKAVGELDRQGIFSYCISLDAKADDYVGHIFGHHYSVIDRIERLPQRLPELFMALTR; encoded by the coding sequence GACTGCCGCCTGCCGCAGGTCGACGGCGTCTTCGCCGACTGCCTCGGCGAAGCCATCGCCGTCCTCACGCCTGCGGGCGTCGACGCCTACCTCGACTGCGCCCGCTTCCTCGGTCGCATCGGCCGTGGCGCCGAACCGCTGCTGGCCTTCCTCGAGGAATGGCCGGCAGTCGCCCGCAGCGTCGGCGAAGGGACGCTGCCGGTGGTGGTCGAGACGCTGCAGCGCTTGCACCGGTCGCCGAACGGCAAGGCCATCGCCCCGTTCCTGCAGAGCCTCGCGGCGGTGTCGCGGCGGCTTGCCGCCGGCGGGCAGTTGCAGCGCTACCTCGACCTCACGCTGCGCGTGATGGAGCAGACCTCGGGATCGATCCACGGCATCCACAAGACGTTCGCCAGCCCCTGCCTGCCGGACTTCCTCGTCCATGCACCGACGCTGCTCGCCAGTCTGAGCATTGCCGGCCTGACGAACTGGGTCGACTACGGGGTGCGCAACTACGCTGCCCACCCCGAACGCCAGCGCGACTACTTCCGCCTGCAGTCGGCCGACAGCCGCGCCGTTTTCCAGCGCGAGCGGCACGGCACCCTGCTGGTCGACCACGAGCGCCTGCTCGATCTCTATCTGCGCGGCCTCTGGGGTGAGCAGGCGCTGCTCGTCCCCTACGCCACGGCCAGCGAAGCCGCCAACCCGGCGTCGCCGATGCCGCCCGCGCAGCCCTACGACGACGCGGGCGGCATCCGCCTGCCCGACGTCCTCGACGACGCCTGCGGCGTCAGCGGCATCGACCGCTATCGCGCCGCACTGGCACACATCGCCGGCCACCGGCGCTGGAGCACTCCACTCGTCGCCGACAACCTCAGCCCGATGCAGCGCCTGGCGGTCGAGACCTTCGAGGACAGCCGCATCGACACGCTGATCGTCCGCCGCTACCCGGGCATGCGGCGCATCTTCGGCGCGCTGCATCCGCGCCCGGTCGCCGGTGCCTGCGACCCGCAACGCTTCTCCTGCCTGCGCCATCGCCTGGCCGTGCTGTCGCGTGCCCTGCTCGATGGCGAATACGGCCACGCCGACGGAGATCTGTGCGAATTCGTCGCCCGCTTCCGGCGTGTGCTTGCCGATGGCGAGGCGAGCAGCCAGGCGATGGCCGACCTGGCGCTCGCCTGCGTGGCTCGCACCCGCCGGCAGAGCGACCAGTTGCCCAACGTGTACTTCACCGATACGCTGGTCGACTACCGCGACGACAACCGCCATCTCTGGCGCTTCCACGAACTCTCCGACGACGAGGAGATGTTCGCCGAACACCGTCCGGCGAGCGCCAGCGCCGAAATCGACCGCCTGCCGCCGCGCCATTACCCGGAGTGGGACCATCACAGCCAGAGCTACCGCCCCGACTGGGTGAGCCTCTACGAATCGCTGCACCCGTCGGGTGACGCGGCGCTGATCGACCGGCTGCTCGACCGGCACGCCACCCTCGCCCGACGGCTCAAGCGCCTGCTCGAAATCCTCAAGCCGCAGGAACGGGTTCGCCTGCGCTTTCAGGAGGATGGCAGCGAACTCGACGTCGACGTCGCCGTCCGTTCGCTGATCGACTGCCGCTGCGGCGTCACGCCCGATCCGCGGATCAACATGAGCCACCGCAGCAACGGCCGCAACCTCGCCGTCCTGCTGCTCCTCGACCTCTCCGAGTCGCTGGCCGACAAGGTCGGCAGCGGCGATGGCGAGCAGACGGTGCTCGAACTGAGTCAGGAGGCCGTGTCGCTGCTCGCCTGGTCGATCGATCAGCTCGGCGACCCCTTCGCCATCGCCGGCTTCCATTCGGATACCCGGCACGACGTCCGCTACCTGCATCTCAAGGGCAGCAGCGAGCCCTGGGGCGACGCCGTCAAGCGCCGCCTGGCGGCGATGCAGGCTGGCTATTCGACGCGCATCGGTGCCGCTCTGCGGCACGCGGCGCATTACCTCGCGGCGAGCAGGGCGGAGAAGAAGCTGCTGCTGGTCCTTACCGACGGCCGGCCGTCGGACGTCGACGTGTCCGACGGCCGGCTGCTGATCGAGGACGCGCGCAAGGCGGTCGGCGAACTCGACCGACAGGGGATCTTCAGCTACTGCATCAGCCTCGACGCCAAGGCGGACGATTACGTCGGTCACATCTTCGGTCACCACTACTCGGTCATCGACCGCATCGAACGGCTGCCGCAGCGGCTGCCGGAATTGTTCATGGCGCTGACGCGCTGA